The DNA sequence TCGTTCGGCTAAATGGCAGTATATCGGGGCCGGTGACGACCAGATAACGTTAAGCGGCGTGCTGTACCCCGAAATTACCGGCGGTGAAATATCGTTAACGGTATTAACCACACAAGCCTATCTTGGCCGCCCCTGGCCGCTGATTGACGGTACCGGGCAGATTTACGGCATGTATGTATTAACCGGGATGCAAACCACACGGACAGAGCTGAATCGCTATGGAAAAGCAAAGAAGATTGAGTTCTCACTGAGCTTTCAGCGCTGTGATGAAGACCTGCGTGAAAAACTGCAATCCGCCTCCTTTAGCGACTTGATGGACAATGCACGCAAGACGGCAGACAAAGCAGTCAATACCGTCAAAACGGCAGCCACTGATGCGATGAATACCGTGAAAGGCTGGGTCTGACGGCCCCACTGTCGCGGGGCCGGGTAGGTCAGGTGGAGGGGGTTTCCGGCCAGTCGATATCCGGTGCGGCGGCAGTGTC is a window from the Dickeya lacustris genome containing:
- a CDS encoding phage tail protein codes for the protein MMMVYGLFVFELRTLPYQQLQQSRAWRHVKNERINRSAKWQYIGAGDDQITLSGVLYPEITGGEISLTVLTTQAYLGRPWPLIDGTGQIYGMYVLTGMQTTRTELNRYGKAKKIEFSLSFQRCDEDLREKLQSASFSDLMDNARKTADKAVNTVKTAATDAMNTVKGWV